A section of the Corynebacterium auris genome encodes:
- a CDS encoding AbfB domain-containing protein — protein sequence MRYALTHIAAAALSASCAALMCSAAPALAQDNVDPIAGDGGLVEQACGTTREQVRVDSTSVAGMSACFTLTASTGWVAVNITGSYGVVNNLTVPVAVAFKLPGGAVYFQQTIHPGQVKSVDVDRRGSTIVELQVTPVATPNGASTATLAPSGQAPTYVTLRSAGRINPGHVMRLSWSGVKLSALDRNSGFNDRLDASFKVVPALDSSQCVSLESAAYPGTYLTMNTAGAVSVLTNPDTRAATWCPTAAATTPTGVYLANATNQARILTAGANATVTTATTRTTESVWFTDHALALPGK from the coding sequence ATGCGCTACGCCCTGACACACATCGCCGCCGCCGCGTTATCCGCCTCATGTGCCGCACTGATGTGTAGTGCCGCACCGGCACTCGCCCAGGACAACGTCGACCCCATCGCCGGCGACGGCGGATTAGTCGAACAAGCCTGCGGCACCACCCGCGAACAAGTCCGCGTCGACTCCACCTCCGTTGCCGGAATGTCGGCGTGTTTCACCCTTACCGCATCCACCGGGTGGGTGGCGGTCAACATCACCGGCTCCTACGGGGTGGTCAACAACCTCACCGTCCCAGTTGCCGTCGCTTTCAAACTCCCCGGCGGGGCGGTGTACTTCCAGCAGACCATCCATCCCGGACAGGTCAAAAGCGTCGACGTTGACCGCCGCGGCTCCACCATCGTCGAACTGCAGGTCACCCCGGTCGCCACACCCAACGGTGCCTCCACCGCCACCTTGGCCCCATCGGGGCAGGCCCCCACCTACGTCACCCTGCGCTCGGCCGGGCGCATCAACCCCGGCCACGTCATGCGGCTTAGCTGGTCAGGGGTGAAACTATCCGCGCTTGACCGCAACAGCGGATTCAACGACCGCCTCGACGCCTCCTTCAAAGTCGTGCCCGCACTCGATTCCTCCCAGTGCGTCTCCCTCGAATCCGCCGCCTACCCCGGCACCTACCTGACGATGAACACCGCCGGGGCCGTCTCAGTGCTTACCAACCCTGACACCCGCGCCGCGACGTGGTGCCCCACCGCCGCAGCAACCACCCCCACCGGGGTGTATCTCGCCAACGCAACCAACCAGGCCCGCATCCTCACCGCCGGCGCTAACGCCACAGTCACCACAGCAACCACCCGCACCACTGAATCCGTATGGTTTACCGACCACGCACTCGCACTGCCCGGAAAGTAG
- a CDS encoding ATP-binding protein, with product MNTSSDARTARFHERTKSSVGKTYLAQALITAACRNDYSARFYRTDMLAAELAVLRPDNPTRLKFIQQLHDVDVLVLDDFLTAPVDAATAHQLLNILAGRERKVSTIVTSQFTPHERYKSIPDAVISESILNRLISGAEIITLEGPNMRLTTNA from the coding sequence TTGAACACCAGCTCGGATGCTCGCACCGCGCGGTTTCACGAGCGAACCAAATCCTCAGTTGGTAAAACCTACCTCGCCCAAGCACTCATCACCGCAGCATGCCGCAACGACTACTCCGCACGGTTCTACCGCACCGACATGCTCGCCGCCGAACTGGCAGTCCTCCGCCCCGATAACCCCACACGGCTGAAGTTCATCCAGCAACTCCACGACGTCGATGTCCTAGTCCTGGATGACTTTCTCACCGCACCTGTTGATGCCGCGACCGCGCACCAGCTACTCAATATCCTCGCCGGGCGGGAACGCAAAGTCTCAACCATTGTGACCTCACAGTTCACCCCACACGAGAGGTACAAGTCCATCCCCGACGCCGTGATCTCCGAGTCAATCCTCAACCGACTCATCTCCGGCGCCGAAATCATCACACTCGAAGGACCAAACATGCGCCTGACCACCAACGCATAA
- a CDS encoding SMI1/KNR4 family protein, giving the protein MTFSKFFSATGEPADDARLAEIEHAIGRKLPDDYRALIKETGGGTLKLDKCVMPGLPEGVGGLATDDIFGNGSTSTGLPLDLATDATYLMEEWEIPEEVLLFATTEDGMHNCFVINYDLPDYPAGAILHLDTDPGGKMTQVADSVTDFFTKLEPYNRDDEEDSPSAGQEGMGIKGVWHGKLSDDLTRAIAATPTPDMEHLLRKAVAPLANSFGLSMMHNSNEGRRFQDLLYWVAQHVQPHPDPLTYMGLSTTILTPNMYTLIGKSFLADGQKYGFIWNQPTVEWWWKIRVEYNIMTETPAGYIIDEDYINTIIDNLRKEDPITEI; this is encoded by the coding sequence ATGACCTTTTCCAAATTCTTTTCTGCAACCGGTGAACCGGCTGACGATGCCCGCCTCGCCGAGATCGAGCATGCCATCGGCAGAAAACTGCCCGACGACTACCGGGCCTTGATCAAAGAAACCGGCGGCGGCACCCTCAAACTCGACAAGTGCGTCATGCCGGGCCTCCCCGAAGGGGTCGGAGGCCTGGCAACCGACGACATCTTCGGCAACGGCAGCACAAGTACTGGCCTCCCCCTCGATCTGGCCACAGACGCCACCTACCTCATGGAGGAATGGGAAATCCCCGAGGAGGTTCTCCTGTTCGCCACCACCGAAGATGGCATGCACAACTGCTTCGTCATCAACTATGACCTCCCCGACTACCCCGCAGGGGCTATTCTGCACCTCGACACCGACCCCGGCGGGAAAATGACCCAGGTCGCCGACTCCGTCACCGACTTTTTCACCAAACTCGAACCCTACAACCGAGATGACGAAGAAGACTCCCCAAGCGCAGGCCAAGAGGGGATGGGAATCAAAGGCGTGTGGCACGGAAAACTCTCCGATGACCTCACCCGGGCCATCGCCGCAACTCCCACCCCCGACATGGAACACCTACTGCGCAAAGCAGTCGCACCCCTAGCCAACTCATTTGGGCTCAGTATGATGCACAACAGTAACGAGGGGAGGCGATTTCAAGACCTTCTTTACTGGGTCGCGCAACACGTCCAGCCGCACCCAGATCCGCTGACCTACATGGGACTAAGCACCACCATTCTCACCCCTAACATGTACACGTTGATCGGCAAATCCTTCCTCGCCGACGGTCAAAAATACGGCTTCATTTGGAACCAGCCCACCGTCGAATGGTGGTGGAAAATACGAGTCGAATACAACATCATGACCGAAACCCCCGCCGGCTACATCATCGACGAGGACTACATCAACACCATCATCGACAACCTCCGCAAAGAAGACCCCATAACCGAGATCTAA
- a CDS encoding LGFP repeat-containing protein — protein sequence MSAALVCGSLGTAAAGGAVFHGYWIGGKIEQTYHRLGGWARFGDATTPESVSAWNGRFQVFARGSSIYWHPNVDGGTAHQVGGRIRDKWADLGWENAALGYPVTDELTTPDRVGRFNHFQGGSIYWSPETDAHQVWGGIRDTWAAQGWETGPLGYPVTDERTTPDGKGKYNHFQGGSIYFSTAGGTHPITGKILNYWANAGWEKSRFSFPSSDAYTAAGGTKQDFIGGSIHSFEPTGVALPQYDNKQYSSYRQVYPLFAKDDKSRWHAAGAHRELIQHMDIYFPLTGCPKELITGATCTFTGMGARPGTVTVERISDTGFTLKTAADHPEGANRLLNIRFDEITAPPAGEKNVVFDSPDIKAQYTGSNKTWIRLVVESFGPAHTTQVQGPFSSEHVANEVWAPFALKLRTTLDKSTTSYVPLSR from the coding sequence GTGTCTGCGGCGCTTGTGTGCGGCTCACTGGGCACCGCTGCGGCGGGCGGGGCCGTTTTTCACGGTTACTGGATCGGCGGGAAGATCGAACAGACCTACCATCGTCTCGGCGGGTGGGCCAGGTTCGGGGATGCCACCACCCCGGAGAGTGTCTCCGCGTGGAACGGACGGTTCCAGGTCTTCGCGCGCGGTTCCTCCATCTATTGGCACCCTAACGTCGATGGCGGCACCGCTCATCAGGTCGGCGGCCGCATCCGCGACAAGTGGGCGGACCTCGGGTGGGAAAACGCAGCCCTGGGCTACCCAGTCACCGACGAATTGACCACCCCCGACCGCGTCGGCCGGTTCAACCACTTCCAGGGCGGATCCATCTACTGGTCACCCGAGACCGATGCCCACCAGGTGTGGGGAGGCATTCGCGACACGTGGGCCGCCCAGGGGTGGGAGACCGGCCCCCTGGGATACCCCGTAACCGACGAGCGCACCACCCCGGACGGAAAAGGAAAATACAACCACTTCCAGGGCGGATCCATCTACTTCTCCACCGCCGGAGGAACCCACCCCATCACCGGGAAAATCCTTAACTACTGGGCCAACGCCGGCTGGGAGAAAAGCCGCTTTAGCTTCCCGTCCTCCGACGCCTACACCGCAGCCGGGGGTACGAAACAAGACTTTATTGGCGGGTCCATCCACTCCTTCGAACCCACCGGTGTGGCCCTGCCCCAGTACGACAACAAGCAGTACTCCAGCTACCGGCAGGTCTACCCTTTGTTCGCGAAGGACGACAAATCACGCTGGCATGCAGCTGGGGCACACCGCGAACTCATCCAACACATGGACATCTACTTCCCGCTGACCGGCTGCCCCAAAGAGCTCATCACCGGCGCCACATGCACCTTCACCGGCATGGGGGCACGGCCTGGCACAGTCACCGTCGAACGCATCTCCGACACCGGATTCACCCTCAAAACAGCTGCCGACCACCCTGAAGGAGCCAACCGGCTGCTCAACATCCGCTTCGACGAGATCACCGCCCCACCGGCCGGTGAGAAAAACGTCGTGTTCGACTCCCCGGATATCAAGGCCCAGTACACCGGCTCCAACAAGACCTGGATCCGTCTTGTCGTCGAATCCTTCGGCCCCGCCCACACCACCCAGGTGCAGGGCCCGTTTAGCTCCGAGCACGTCGCCAACGAGGTATGGGCCCCCTTCGCTTTGAAACTGCGCACCACCCTGGATAAGTCCACCACCAGCTACGTGCCGCTTTCCCGCTAA
- the istB gene encoding IS21-like element helper ATPase IstB, which produces MSTDTTNNKDRVVALGRQLYLTTAVLRECADHATPRQCDILIELFEAELESRSASRARRLIHRARIPVRKTLDSYDWSPVTLPADITREHLTTLDFLNGCEDLVFYGDVGTGKTHLAIALVTAACLRGTPARFFTAASLVDHLRNAKLAGKLDKELAALGKNELLVIDELGYIPIDTDGARLLFQAIADAYEQRSLIITTNLAFSQWGHVFGSDDMAAAAIDRIVHHGRMITFTGQSYRMANALMK; this is translated from the coding sequence ATGAGCACCGACACCACCAACAACAAAGACCGCGTGGTAGCACTCGGTCGCCAGCTCTACCTCACCACCGCAGTGCTACGCGAATGCGCAGACCATGCCACCCCACGCCAGTGCGACATACTCATTGAGCTTTTCGAAGCTGAACTTGAATCCAGATCCGCATCTAGAGCGCGCCGCCTGATACACCGAGCACGAATCCCGGTACGAAAAACTCTCGACAGCTACGACTGGTCCCCGGTAACTCTGCCCGCCGACATCACCCGCGAACACCTCACCACCCTCGACTTCCTCAACGGATGTGAAGACCTCGTCTTCTACGGTGATGTCGGCACCGGCAAAACACACCTCGCCATCGCCCTGGTCACCGCAGCATGTCTCAGAGGCACTCCTGCAAGGTTTTTCACCGCCGCCAGCCTGGTCGACCATCTGCGCAACGCAAAACTCGCCGGCAAACTCGACAAAGAACTAGCAGCCCTCGGCAAAAACGAACTGCTCGTCATCGATGAACTCGGCTACATCCCAATCGACACCGACGGGGCGAGGCTTTTATTCCAAGCCATCGCCGATGCCTACGAACAACGCAGCCTCATCATCACCACCAACCTCGCGTTTTCCCAATGGGGCCACGTCTTCGGCAGCGACGACATGGCAGCCGCCGCAATCGACCGCATCGTCCACCACGGCCGCATGATCACCTTCACCGGCCAGTCCTACCGCATGGCAAACGCCCTCATGAAATAA
- a CDS encoding ATP-binding protein, translating into MPHPQPASASARFLDESVLPVFTDLRMTAFGQSVIDIAADPAFDDWSFSDKVLYALDKEVAAKRERRVNKLLKASRSPNPDACIEDITYTPGRTINKEQITRLAHCRWCQSAQNIVILGKSSVGKTYLAQALLTAACRNDYSARFFRTDTLSNHLAVLKHDDPARITFLEDLHHTDVLVLDDFLTTPIDAATAHQLLNILAEREPRGSTIVTSQFTPDEWYKSIPDAVIAESILNRLVAGAEIITLEGTNMRLA; encoded by the coding sequence ATGCCCCACCCACAACCAGCATCAGCATCTGCCCGCTTCCTCGACGAATCAGTCCTGCCGGTCTTTACCGACCTGCGCATGACCGCCTTCGGACAAAGCGTCATCGACATCGCCGCCGATCCCGCATTCGACGACTGGAGCTTCTCCGACAAAGTGCTCTACGCACTCGACAAAGAGGTAGCGGCCAAGCGTGAGAGGCGAGTCAACAAACTGCTCAAAGCATCCCGATCGCCAAATCCCGATGCTTGTATCGAAGACATCACTTACACGCCCGGCCGCACCATCAACAAAGAGCAAATCACCCGACTCGCTCACTGCCGATGGTGCCAAAGCGCACAAAACATTGTCATCCTGGGCAAATCCTCCGTCGGCAAAACCTACCTCGCCCAAGCACTGCTCACCGCGGCGTGCCGAAACGACTACTCCGCACGCTTCTTCCGCACCGACACACTCTCCAACCACCTCGCCGTGCTCAAACACGACGACCCAGCCCGCATCACATTCCTCGAAGACCTCCACCACACAGACGTGTTAGTCCTCGACGACTTCCTGACCACCCCAATCGATGCCGCTACCGCACACCAACTGCTCAACATCCTCGCAGAGCGCGAACCCCGCGGATCCACCATCGTGACATCCCAGTTCACACCCGACGAGTGGTACAAATCCATCCCGGATGCCGTCATCGCCGAATCCATCCTCAACCGACTCGTCGCCGGCGCCGAAATCATCACACTCGAAGGCACCAACATGCGACTGGCCTAA
- a CDS encoding HNH endonuclease — translation MASTSQADAIAQDEAQRLSEEITASAEARSFAVSMLDSPFTSSRQAAVDALGGSEKQWSDYVATNRDAAQQQDLRSIITTLSSVSGPTVQDRANELLTSGTTEQMSEFIESGWQQAQAQDDRAAAWEAAEAPEGSTLKAAADEALRINTPDALAEFAATGQETARAHDRRREVYELTSSPLPTVAANAAEALQVGTDTAIEGFLRYGQFVAATQDAERMDISQLVEMAIKEAETATNENNKAWMQADRAARAAEAARIATEKSRDEALAADAAQNRAGNAAIAAGNLATQSAHVADQAVAASQEARQALRQTADALSRAASASARAQAAAAAAASAANAAAYDAGSAAAARRAAEQARNAAQAAQRSAEAYNYASQAAGYAQSAGRAAGSAAENADAAATAATNAANAAGVSEAAAAEARAGAARARNAAARARNAAHQVDTLVAQIQGLVEEAKTAAREAADHARRAADAADAAAREAGNARYAATFAGQHAQAATDAADKARRNTDLAVKTHQIANVSADQRLEDERAFLKDQALAARDVQDAQDNAAAEERKRRGELTARMEALTQSLPNSEDSFTPTDQSLGDIRQLALAAAQVGSPAVAGAAKVALEGNTDEDLIDFAFYSYPDAVATDHLNEVSYIALYDPDENIRAAADEMGYEDDAAIARFINDELPQMRLPGLIAQTWQLRESAGPATQAAADEALRTNTFDALNTFVHGGGYDHARYTDQLQEAYALTESGGREVAIAAEAAVTGDRAGLNEFITIEQYRRAMYDHQRDAHNADIDALLELGKNAALTASQQAAHAQQAHQRALGSAAQADQYAQQAQQWAGQAQQSAQLAQTHVASAQQALTFAKQQQQKAHAAAASAEADAAQATSNADQATAYAATARTAANNAAASASSARQSANAASHDAAAASQAANDAYNAAWQLELSELEQARSAAAEGLITTETQSALDRIRNAIGKENLDLILDLIGVGDVLKCFRGQVNGCIWATVGILPIGKTAKIAKAMPAIRRLIAKAGDIKHAFSNSHVTKALNEALNPVACRITGTIAHTAGTPTYAPAIYHPTAGTTSPYAIAASRCPIPSTVQKVGLSNRNPLNAQFAGGLYKNNDPKQLPLKFQQEYPEGVRISPRGFPEFTRYRHPYNPEVMTGRATDTDLKIKPTGDSQKDIRAADKELGIDEEYRKKYELTWHHHEDCGRMQLIPKYLHQEVRHTGGMAVWPTLPNWPNCT, via the coding sequence GTGGCATCAACCTCCCAGGCCGACGCCATCGCGCAAGACGAAGCACAGCGACTGTCCGAAGAGATCACTGCCTCAGCCGAAGCGCGTTCGTTTGCTGTCAGCATGCTCGACTCGCCCTTCACCTCGTCACGGCAAGCCGCTGTCGATGCGCTCGGCGGCTCCGAAAAACAGTGGTCCGACTACGTCGCAACAAACCGTGATGCAGCCCAGCAACAGGACCTGCGCAGCATCATCACCACGCTGTCATCTGTGAGCGGACCGACGGTGCAGGACCGCGCCAATGAACTTCTCACCTCGGGCACCACCGAACAGATGAGTGAGTTCATCGAGTCAGGGTGGCAACAAGCTCAAGCACAAGACGACCGTGCAGCTGCGTGGGAAGCCGCCGAAGCCCCTGAGGGCTCCACTCTCAAAGCAGCCGCTGACGAAGCACTGCGGATCAACACACCGGACGCGCTCGCCGAGTTCGCGGCCACAGGGCAAGAAACAGCACGCGCGCATGACCGCCGGCGCGAAGTCTACGAGCTGACAAGCTCGCCACTGCCGACAGTTGCTGCCAATGCCGCGGAAGCATTGCAGGTGGGAACAGATACCGCAATCGAGGGGTTCTTGCGCTACGGCCAGTTCGTCGCCGCTACCCAAGATGCCGAAAGGATGGACATTTCCCAGCTTGTCGAAATGGCCATCAAAGAGGCTGAGACCGCCACAAATGAAAACAACAAAGCATGGATGCAGGCCGACCGGGCGGCACGCGCAGCTGAAGCGGCCCGCATCGCGACGGAAAAATCCCGCGATGAAGCACTCGCCGCCGATGCAGCCCAAAACCGGGCCGGAAATGCTGCAATTGCGGCGGGTAACCTCGCTACCCAGTCAGCGCACGTCGCCGATCAGGCAGTAGCCGCCTCACAGGAGGCACGACAAGCCCTCCGGCAAACCGCTGACGCCCTCTCTCGTGCTGCCTCGGCTTCCGCGCGCGCCCAAGCCGCCGCAGCGGCGGCAGCCTCAGCTGCTAACGCCGCAGCATACGATGCAGGTTCCGCTGCGGCAGCGCGCCGCGCTGCTGAACAGGCACGCAACGCTGCTCAAGCCGCGCAGCGATCCGCCGAAGCATATAACTATGCCTCCCAAGCCGCAGGCTATGCCCAATCTGCTGGACGTGCCGCAGGATCAGCGGCAGAAAACGCCGACGCCGCCGCCACAGCAGCAACCAACGCCGCCAATGCAGCAGGAGTCAGCGAAGCCGCCGCGGCCGAAGCCCGAGCCGGAGCAGCCCGCGCCCGCAACGCCGCGGCCCGCGCCCGCAACGCCGCTCACCAGGTCGACACCCTCGTTGCCCAGATTCAGGGCCTGGTCGAAGAGGCGAAAACCGCCGCACGCGAAGCTGCCGACCACGCACGCAGAGCCGCCGACGCCGCCGACGCCGCCGCACGCGAAGCAGGAAATGCACGCTACGCCGCCACATTTGCTGGACAACACGCCCAGGCAGCAACCGATGCAGCGGATAAAGCACGCCGCAACACAGACCTCGCAGTCAAAACGCACCAGATCGCAAACGTAAGCGCCGACCAGCGCCTCGAAGACGAACGTGCATTCCTGAAAGATCAAGCCCTTGCAGCACGCGACGTCCAAGACGCCCAAGATAACGCCGCGGCTGAAGAGCGCAAACGCCGTGGCGAACTTACAGCCCGCATGGAGGCGCTGACCCAGTCGCTTCCTAACAGTGAGGACAGCTTTACCCCCACCGATCAATCCCTTGGCGATATCCGCCAACTCGCGCTTGCTGCAGCCCAAGTCGGATCCCCCGCTGTTGCGGGAGCGGCGAAAGTAGCCCTCGAAGGAAACACCGACGAGGATCTCATTGACTTCGCCTTCTACTCCTATCCCGATGCGGTCGCTACTGATCACCTCAACGAGGTCAGCTACATCGCCCTGTACGACCCGGATGAAAACATCCGCGCCGCCGCCGACGAAATGGGCTACGAGGACGACGCCGCAATCGCGCGCTTTATCAACGACGAGCTTCCCCAGATGCGCCTGCCCGGCCTTATTGCGCAAACCTGGCAACTGCGTGAAAGCGCCGGACCTGCCACGCAAGCCGCCGCAGACGAAGCACTGCGCACCAACACATTTGATGCCCTTAATACCTTTGTCCACGGCGGCGGATACGACCACGCCCGCTACACCGACCAGCTGCAGGAAGCCTACGCCCTGACAGAATCCGGAGGCCGGGAAGTCGCAATCGCCGCCGAAGCGGCAGTAACCGGCGACCGTGCAGGTCTGAATGAATTCATCACTATCGAGCAATACCGCCGCGCGATGTATGACCACCAGCGCGACGCCCACAACGCCGATATTGACGCGCTACTCGAACTCGGTAAAAACGCGGCCCTTACCGCCTCCCAGCAAGCCGCCCACGCACAACAAGCCCACCAACGCGCCCTGGGGTCGGCAGCCCAAGCCGACCAGTACGCACAGCAAGCACAGCAATGGGCAGGACAAGCCCAACAATCAGCGCAACTCGCCCAAACCCACGTCGCCTCCGCGCAACAAGCGCTAACCTTCGCCAAACAACAGCAACAAAAAGCCCACGCCGCCGCAGCATCTGCCGAAGCCGACGCAGCACAAGCAACCAGCAACGCCGATCAAGCCACCGCATACGCCGCCACTGCCCGCACTGCAGCGAACAACGCCGCAGCCTCCGCCTCATCCGCACGCCAATCCGCCAACGCGGCCAGCCACGATGCCGCCGCCGCATCACAAGCCGCCAACGACGCCTACAACGCGGCATGGCAACTCGAACTATCCGAACTCGAACAAGCCCGCTCCGCAGCCGCAGAAGGACTCATCACCACTGAGACGCAAAGCGCCCTCGATAGAATCCGCAACGCGATCGGGAAAGAAAACCTCGACCTCATCCTCGACCTCATCGGGGTAGGCGACGTCCTTAAATGCTTCCGCGGACAAGTAAACGGATGCATCTGGGCGACAGTAGGAATCCTGCCCATCGGCAAGACAGCAAAAATCGCCAAAGCCATGCCCGCCATCCGCAGGCTCATCGCCAAAGCCGGCGACATCAAACACGCGTTCAGTAATTCACATGTCACAAAAGCGCTCAACGAAGCGCTCAACCCCGTCGCCTGCCGCATCACAGGAACCATCGCCCACACCGCAGGAACGCCCACCTACGCCCCCGCGATCTACCACCCTACTGCTGGGACCACAAGCCCCTACGCAATAGCCGCTTCACGATGCCCAATCCCATCCACAGTGCAAAAGGTCGGACTTTCCAACCGTAACCCGTTAAATGCCCAGTTCGCAGGCGGACTTTATAAGAACAATGACCCTAAACAACTTCCGCTAAAATTCCAGCAGGAGTATCCGGAGGGTGTCCGCATCAGCCCGAGAGGATTCCCTGAGTTTACTAGGTACCGGCACCCTTATAACCCAGAAGTAATGACAGGAAGAGCAACGGACACAGACCTTAAGATTAAACCTACCGGGGACAGCCAAAAAGATATTAGAGCAGCGGATAAAGAATTGGGGATAGACGAAGAATATCGCAAGAAATACGAGCTTACATGGCACCATCATGAGGACTGCGGGCGCATGCAGCTCATCCCGAAATACCTACACCAAGAAGTTAGGCACACAGGCGGCATGGCTGTCTGGCCCACGTTACCTAACTGGCCCAACTGCACGTAA